GTGTGAATGCGACGGGCATCCGCTCCAGTGGCATTAAAGGCCTGGGAGTTGATAATCATGACCTGAATATCCGAGGAATTGGCGAACTTGTCCAGCTCTCCCAAACGGCTAGAATCATAGACAAAGTAACGTGGTTTCTTGCCGTACTCCATCTGAAAATGGTCTGCCATGATCTCAAAGGACTTGAGCACCCCCTCACGAATGGCGATACTCGGCACCACAATGATAAACTTGAGCCAGCCATACTGCTTATTGAGCTCCATCAGGGTGCGGATGTAGGTATAGGTCTTCCCTGTCCCTGTCTCCATCTCAATGGTCAAATTGTAAGACGGACGACCATCCACTTTTTGGATGGATAGGTTTTCAGAAGGTTTAAGTCCATAGCGGAGCTGCTGATTTCGTACCTGCTGGCTGACAATGTCCTGCGAAAGCTGGATGGGAGCATTGCGGAAACCGATAAAATTCATATCCAGTTCCGCATCCATTCCCTGACCTTTGTCCATGTGGTAGTCAAAACCGCTATGTTTGCCCTGACCAGCAAAAACATCCACAACAGAGGCCACCGCATCTAACTGAAATTGCTGCTGTTTAAATTGAAGTTTCATTGGTTGCCTCCGATCCTGCATAAAAATATAACACAATAAAAATAATAATTATGAGGAACTGGGAATACATAACCACTGTATCTATATTTATATAGTGATAAAACTTGTTTTCCCTAAAGTTCTTTGACTCTATATACTTTTTATTATCTTCACAAAATCTATCAACTGATGAATGATTTTCTTCCCCTTGCAAGCAAACGTGATAACTATTCATAATCTCTTCATATCTTCTAAGTTTCTCAGCATGACTTACACGAAATAGAAACAACTTTTGTAACTCAGTAATAAATCTCTCAAGTTGAATTTGATGATAATGAAATTTAATCGCTCTTTCTTTATAGTTTTGTGTTGAACAATAATATTGAATGATTAGTGAATATAGTGAAAAAGTTGCTGATATAACCAATCTTGTTTCAGTTTCATTTTGTATCAACGAATAAATGAGCATTGTCGCAGAAATGATATTCATAATCAAGAATAGTACGTCCCACAAAGCTGCATATCCTGCCAATCTTTTTCCAGCAGCAATTCGAGCATTTCGGACAATATTGAGTGAATTTAACTTTTTATTTATTCTCTCTGATATTGAAATTTGTAAATAATTGTTCATACCCCTACACCACCTTCACTTTGGTATTTGGGGCTTCTTCTTTGAAGATTTGACCGAGGTTGATTTTGGCTGCGGAGTTGGCGAAGGATTCATCCTTGAAGACCGCACGAAGTGGCTCTTCTTTAGCGATTTGGCGGAGGACGCTTTCTGAAATTTCATCGGCAAAGCAGGCTATCAAGGCACCGTCTGCTACATTGTAAATGTCTGTGCCGTCAATTTGAGTTTTAACGATTGGAAGGGATAGCTCCATCCCCCAGGTCAGCATAATCTGGAAGAGGAGGTCAAGGTCTGTCCGACCGTCTTTGATATTGGAAACACTGTCAAAAAGACTTTCTTGGCTAAAGCTGTCTGGTGTTTGGCTGACATCCTTGAAGTTTGAACTGTCTAGCTTATAAGCTCTAAAACCAAAGTCTTGCTTGCCGACGGTTTCAGGATGTTCTTCCTGAATCTTTTTAGCAGCCCGACGAATCCGCTCACGAGAAATCTGGTCAATGGTTTGATAGCCAGCCTCCTTGGCAGCTGACTTGTCTGCCACTTGTTCATCCAACGTACAAAGAATGTACTTACGATTACCACCGTCTTCAGCATTCAACTGCATGACTGCATCAGCTGTGGTTGCAGAGCCAGCGAAGAAGTCGAGGATAACTGAATCTGTCCCTAATTTTATGTCACAAAGCATTTTTATCAACTTAATTGTTTTTGGGAAATCAAAATAAGTTTTATTATCGAATAGACGATTTAATTCAATTTTCCCATTAGAAGTATCAATATCTATATAATTAGTGAACTGCTGATTTTTGGTTCCCTCATCATCTATACGTTCTTTTTGATAAAAATAATATCCTTGATCCTCCTGTACAAATATTAATTCACTCTTATACTCTTTTAGAAATTTTTCTGCGCTCCATCTCCATACACGTTGATTATCATATTTTGAGTTATACTTAGGTACCACTCGTACAAAACCTCTAGTTAGTAGATTTTGACCTTCTTTACTCAAAACGATCTCATAGCCAGAATCACCTAGAACTTTCTCATCAAGGATCTTCACATTTGCTGAAAATGGGTTGTAATAAATTGAATATGCCAGATTTGGTCGATTATCAATATGGAACGAAGCAGTACCGTTATGCAATGGATAACCCTTTTTATACCTTGAAATCGAATCAACTTGATCATATTTTTTCAAATCAACTTGAACCTTTTTTGAATTAATCTCAAGTTCATTAATATTTTTAGAGTATAGTAATATGTTTTCAAATGAATTTTTTACAAATTTATCCATTTGCCGCCCTTTTTTATTATTATGCCAGCAAAAATTTGTAACAAAATTCTCTTCCCCAAATATCTCATCACAGATAGCTTTGAGGTTGGCTTGTTCGTTATCGTCAATGGAGATAAAGATAACGCCACTGTCTTTGAGGAGGTTGCGGGCAAGGACTAGGCGAGGGTACATCATATTGAGCCAGTCAGAGTGATAGCGGGCGGAGGATTTTTCATTCTTGGTCAAGCCCACCCGTTGCAAACCGTCCTCATCTCGCAGATCCATTTCATCTGCCAGTTCTTCCTCGCTCATCTGGAATTTATCTGAATATACAAAGTCCTTGCCTGTATTGTATGGCGGATCGATGTAAATCATATCAATCTTGCCCAGATAAGACTCCTGCAAGACCTTGAGGACTTCCAAGTTGTCCCCTGTTATAAAGACATTTTCAGACTTGTCAAAGTCAACACTTTCCTCAAGATCTGGGCGAAGGGTCTGGCTGGTCGGTTTACCTGCCTCCGCAATCGCTCCGCGTTTGCCGACCCAGGTAAACTCATAAGACTCCCGCCCCTCAACAATCTCTCTTGAAAGGAATTGGCGTAGCTTGTCAAAGTCAATAGCTGGACGCAACCTGCCATTTTCATCACTACTTTCTGTTAGAACCTCAGGAAAAAGCTGACCAATCTTTGCAATATTGTCTGATAAAATATCTTTTGAAGTCAGGTCTAGCTTTTCAACTTGAGTGTATTCTCCAAACTTTGCTGTGCTCATGGTAATCTCCTTTTCTTAGGCTGTCAAGCCTTTTTTGATGATGTAGATAAAAAATTGTCAAACGATTTTAGTTTGTGATATAATAGTTTCGAAAAAAGGATTGAGCGCCAACTCAATCCCAGTAGAACCGCTTTAAAGACGGTGGCTCATTTTTAACTATTCAGAAATAGCCGTTACTAGCCAAAGTATTGACGGCTATTTCTTTTGGTCATCATCTTTGAAGATTTTATAGCACAACCCTATCAAGGCGATGGTAAAACCACCAAAACTCAATAAAGTTTGTACCACTTCAAACGCTGTCAAAAGATTGTTACCCCCTTTCCGTCAGATTTTGATGAGTTGCTCATAGGCATCACCGTCCTCTCACTTAGAAAGTAACCACCGTCTTTCTCCTACATCCATTCATGGATACAGGAGCACTTTTCTACTGTTCTATTATACCATGTTTTTTTACAGAATTCACCTGGATTTTAATGCTTACTAAAATTTCATGTAGCATTTGTCAAACGATTTTAGTTTGTGGTATAATGGTTTTGAAAAAGGGATTGAGCGTCAACTCAATCCCAGTATCGTTTCCTTCCGTTTTCGAGAAACGACCTCAAACAGTCTCCCAGACTGTTTGAGCATTTTAAAGACGGGACGAATGAAGATTACAGTCAACCTGCTAGTTCACTCGGTCAAAGTTTCGTAGCGGTTGGCTGTCTTTTATTTTTTACGATTGTTAAAAATAAATGTCAGTAGCACGATTAGTAACGTGCCAAACTGAAACATCAGCCCAAGGGCCTCTGCGACAGACATTGCGGCAAACCTTTCTAGTTCGGTACTGCATAGGCACCACCTCCCAAAATAGATTTCCACCCCGCTTTTGGAACTTTTCTACTGTTCTATTATACCATATTCTCCACAGAATTTACTGTGGATTTTTTTTGAACCTGTATTCACTTGTGAAGTGCTTTCATATAAGTAATAGTTTTTTGAAGAAATACTGGCTATATTTTGAAAAAACTAACGATGAGTAGCTTAAAAACTAGCCTTAGATGAAGGTGCTGAACTGTGAATGCTGGTTCTCAACTGTTGGATTTCTTCTTCTAGGGCTTTGTAGGCCTTTCGAAGCTCCATTTGTTTGCGCATGGCTTTTTCGGCAAACATCTTTTTCTTGAGCTGGGCTGCTTGCTTTTCCATTGCTGCTAAGCGTTCCGTCTGCTCAATCTGTTCTTTGATAGAAGCTTCGCCTCCGACCAGTTCTTCTTCCCCCGCTTGTTTGACCAAGTTTTCATAAAACTGGTCCAAGTCTCTTTCTTGGTAGGTCAATGCCAGAGGTTTATCTGTTTGAAAGTGACGAACAATCTTAAAATTCCGACCCTCTCTCGATTGCGCCAGCTTTTCCTTAAAATGAATCAAATACTGGCTTGTCCCATCTGGAAATACCAGATGAAAGAGGGTGTAAAATCCCAGATAAGTGTCCAGCTCTGCTAGTAAGTGCGGGTCTAGTTGCTGACTCAAGAGATCAATCCGAAGGACGATGATTTGCTGAATGGTCTTACCCGCTGGAATGGGGAGGGTCTTGGCATCTAGTTGATGGGTAGCGGTAATCTGACCGATTTGTTGCCGGAGGAGCTGCTTATCAGCTGTAGACAGGCCAAAATTATCTAGAAAGTCCTTGTTGCCTTTTTGATAAGGCTTGTAGAGGACTTTGGGTCTTGGAATTAGAGTAGATGGTAAAAATGGCATCTTAGTCTTCTCCTTTCAAAACGGCAAAGAAGGCCATTAGTTCAAAATCATCACTTCCGTCCACCCCGCTATCCATAAAGTCAATGGTATCTGACGTGAAGAGGGACTCATTGAAGGTCTCCTCATCACTCTCCACGAGATTTTCAAGACTTCTTTGCAAGAGGTCGGAGTAATGCTCCATTTTGGCACCATCATCAGTGGCACGATTGTAGGTTGCCACCAAATCTTTCTCAGGCTGATTTTTGCCCTTGGTAATCATGCGTAGGTGCTCCAGCAATGCCTTGGTATCTGCAATGGAGTAGACCGTTTCTCCCTGGTCACTGATATAGACCAGATAGTAGGGATGAAGACGATTTTTCTTACTGAGATGGGTCTGGTGGGCAATATTCTTCAAGAGGAAGATGGCTCCAGCTGGTTGACCTTGCCCTGCCTGCACCACTGCTTGAAGACCTTTAGGCATCGCTTCTAACTCTGGATGTTTGGCTAAATAGCTGAGCAGGTCCATACGGTAGTCTTCCAAACCTAGATCCATAATGGAAATCCCCTCATTCATATCTTCCAAATCAACGACCTCTGTCTGGAGGCGTTCGAGCTGTTTCTTCCGATAATTATTGTCCTCGATTTCCTCGTTGGTCAAGACATTGTCATCAGCCGTTGAAGTCAGAACTGAGATTTTCATTCTGGATTCCACACGCGCCTTGAGATCGATATAAGTGTCCAAAGCAATGTTTGGCCAAAAATTGACCAGCTGGATGTATTTGTTCTGACTACCGATACGATCTACCCGTCCAAAGCGCTGGACAATACGGACAGGATTCCAGTGAATGTCATAGTTAATCATGGTATCAGCATCCTGCAGGTTTTGACCTTCTGAGATAACATCTGTCGCAATCAAGACATCAATTTCTCGATGATCATCAGGATAAAGCAAGTCCTTCTGCTTGGATCTCGGTGAAAAATAGGTCAGAAGGGTGTTCAAGTCCTTATTTTTGAGTGGCAAAGTGGTCGAAAAGCCTTTTGTCCCTGAAATCTGGGCTGTGTGAAGTCCATACTTATCCAAGAGATAATGGCTAATATTTTTATAAAGATAGTCTGTTGTCGTCGCAAAGGCTGAGAAGATAATCACTTTCTTGTTATCTGGATTGATTGGCTGTGCCAATTTGTCATCAATCAAGTTAAACAAGGTCTGTAATTTCTGATCTTCCTGTGGTGTGATTAAATTGACCAGATTTTCTAATTCTCTCAACACTGTTTGGTCAGCCTGTAAATCCCTCTTCCAAGATAGGTAGTCCATATCTGCCAGCTTGATAGGGAATTTCTTTCCAACAAAGAAATCCGTGTTGCTATCTTCGACATCAAAATCATCTTCAGCCAACTCTTGCAACTGAACATTCCCTTCACCACCTGCAACTTCAAACTCTTCTATGCTCAGAATTGTTTTGTCTACATAAGCCTTGACCACCTCAATCAAGGTATAGCGAAAGGCCTCGATAGAACTTTCCAAGCGTTTCAAGAGGTTGATCATCATCAGTTTCTTAATTCCCGTTTCCCGTCCAAGCTGGGTCAAACCTTGCCCTTCCGCTTTTTCATAGCGGGAACGTTTTGAGGGATGAATGAAAAGACTTGGCTGATAGATTGTTAATTGAAGTTGGTCTAACAGAGCATAAATCCGTTCATAAGTAATATCTCTTCGATTGACCGTCAAGTCTGGATAGAAGTTTTTAGGGGCCAGTCGTTCTGGAAAATCACCAATCGCATTTCTATCATAAAATTGTCGGATATGCTTACGGCTTCGTGCAATGGTCACGCTATCAAGGACTTTAAAGAAATCAAAATCAAGTCTATCTAGTAAAGCTGCTGTCGTCCGTGATTCTGCTGGTAGCTCTGCCCATTGATTATAAGCAGCCTGTGCCATACGGAAGATATCATTGATGGAGGATTTGGTATCTAATTTGGCATCAAATTGTGTCGCATCGCCCTCATAGGCTAGGGCAATTTGATTTTTCAAATCATTAAAGCGATTATTGACAGGTGTAGCAGACAACATAAGAACCTTTGTCGGCACACCGCTTTTGATAATCCGATTCATCAAGCGGGAATAGCGGTTTTCACGACCTTCTTCAATCTCGGCATCAGATGATCCACCGTTTCTAAAATTGTGTGATTCATCAATAACCACCAAATCATAGGTATCCCAACGATTAAGTGCTAAATCAATTCCATTTGATATTCCCTTGTCACGGCTGAGGTCTGTATGGTAGAGAACATCATACTGGAGATAGCGGTCGTAAATGGGATTGTTGACATAGTCGTGACGGTACATGTTCCAGTTATGCTCCAACTTTTTGGGACAAAGAACCAAGATCCGTTTGCCTCGATAGGCATAGTAGGTCATGACAGCAAGAGCTGTAAAGGTTTTTCCTAGACCGACCGAATCCGCCAAGATACAGCCGTTGTATCGTTCCAATTTTGAAATCAGCGACTTGACCGCATCCTTTTGAAAATCATACAAGAGATTCCAAATCTTGGTTTCCTTATACTGAACATGTTCATTTGGCAGTTGGTCTTGATTGACATCTTCTAAAAATTCACTAAAGATATTATAAAGCATGACATAGTAGAGAAACTCTGGCGAATGTTCCTTATGGGCCAGGGTCAGATTTTCTAAAACTTCCTCGGTCACATCACGGAAATATTCATCATTTTCCCAGTAGTCTTCAAAGTTTCGTAGATAGGTCAAACTTTGTGGCTCTGTGTAGAGATTGCGACTGGACTTAAAAAGTGAATTTTCATAACCCAGTTCCTTACGGTCAAAGTTTTTCAGCTTGTCTACTGCGATGATTTGACCGTTGTCAATCCGAATGCCGTTGTCAATTTCTTCATGGACATTGACAGACTTAAACTGAGCCTTTCGACGTACCCAGTCGGCACATTCTCTAGCAAGAGATTTTTGGGTCAGCTCATTCATCAATTTGAGCTCGTACTCAGCTCCAAATATAGATGATTCTCGCTGTTTCTTTGGTATGGTGTATTCGCGGTACTCTTTCGCAACTTCATTGGTCGTGAAGGTTGGACTTGTAAAAATAAATTGCAGCTCTTCAATTTGCTCGAGCTCTTCTTTTAAAGACTGATAAGCAAACATGGAAAAAGTTGCTGCAGCCATTTTTACTTTACTGCCTTTTCCTAAATGTTCTTTTAACTGATCTCCTAAGAGAACCAGTCGGTTATCAATTTCCATAAAATCTCCTTCAAATGTTGATTCCAGATGTAGTATACCATCTTTAGACAAGGATTTCTAGCTCTCCATCCTCCTCACCATCTCCTCCATATCATAGTCAAAAAGCAGGTTATGGCAGTCCGTAAAAAGCTGGCGACGCTTGTCATCATCCACCACCGCAACATCCACTCCCCTATCGTCATAGCAATGATAAATGACCTTTTCCTTACTGGATAGGAAGAATACAGAAGATGAAAGGTAGTGAAAACCACCATGGTCGGCCTTGATGATCTCCCACAAAAGAGCTTTCAAATCTTGGTCAGCGACTGGGAAAAGATAGCGTTCAAAGACCAGC
The nucleotide sequence above comes from Streptococcus sp. 29887. Encoded proteins:
- a CDS encoding SLATT domain-containing protein, which encodes MNNYLQISISERINKKLNSLNIVRNARIAAGKRLAGYAALWDVLFLIMNIISATMLIYSLIQNETETRLVISATFSLYSLIIQYYCSTQNYKERAIKFHYHQIQLERFITELQKLFLFRVSHAEKLRRYEEIMNSYHVCLQGEENHSSVDRFCEDNKKYIESKNFRENKFYHYINIDTVVMYSQFLIIIIFIVLYFYAGSEATNETSI
- a CDS encoding site-specific DNA-methyltransferase gives rise to the protein MSTAKFGEYTQVEKLDLTSKDILSDNIAKIGQLFPEVLTESSDENGRLRPAIDFDKLRQFLSREIVEGRESYEFTWVGKRGAIAEAGKPTSQTLRPDLEESVDFDKSENVFITGDNLEVLKVLQESYLGKIDMIYIDPPYNTGKDFVYSDKFQMSEEELADEMDLRDEDGLQRVGLTKNEKSSARYHSDWLNMMYPRLVLARNLLKDSGVIFISIDDNEQANLKAICDEIFGEENFVTNFCWHNNKKGRQMDKFVKNSFENILLYSKNINELEINSKKVQVDLKKYDQVDSISRYKKGYPLHNGTASFHIDNRPNLAYSIYYNPFSANVKILDEKVLGDSGYEIVLSKEGQNLLTRGFVRVVPKYNSKYDNQRVWRWSAEKFLKEYKSELIFVQEDQGYYFYQKERIDDEGTKNQQFTNYIDIDTSNGKIELNRLFDNKTYFDFPKTIKLIKMLCDIKLGTDSVILDFFAGSATTADAVMQLNAEDGGNRKYILCTLDEQVADKSAAKEAGYQTIDQISRERIRRAAKKIQEEHPETVGKQDFGFRAYKLDSSNFKDVSQTPDSFSQESLFDSVSNIKDGRTDLDLLFQIMLTWGMELSLPIVKTQIDGTDIYNVADGALIACFADEISESVLRQIAKEEPLRAVFKDESFANSAAKINLGQIFKEEAPNTKVKVV
- a CDS encoding putative holin-like toxin codes for the protein MVQTLLSFGGFTIALIGLCYKIFKDDDQKK
- a CDS encoding putative holin-like toxin, whose product is MSVAEALGLMFQFGTLLIVLLTFIFNNRKK
- a CDS encoding DUF4391 domain-containing protein, with amino-acid sequence MPFLPSTLIPRPKVLYKPYQKGNKDFLDNFGLSTADKQLLRQQIGQITATHQLDAKTLPIPAGKTIQQIIVLRIDLLSQQLDPHLLAELDTYLGFYTLFHLVFPDGTSQYLIHFKEKLAQSREGRNFKIVRHFQTDKPLALTYQERDLDQFYENLVKQAGEEELVGGEASIKEQIEQTERLAAMEKQAAQLKKKMFAEKAMRKQMELRKAYKALEEEIQQLRTSIHSSAPSSKASF
- a CDS encoding helicase-related protein, which codes for MEIDNRLVLLGDQLKEHLGKGSKVKMAAATFSMFAYQSLKEELEQIEELQFIFTSPTFTTNEVAKEYREYTIPKKQRESSIFGAEYELKLMNELTQKSLARECADWVRRKAQFKSVNVHEEIDNGIRIDNGQIIAVDKLKNFDRKELGYENSLFKSSRNLYTEPQSLTYLRNFEDYWENDEYFRDVTEEVLENLTLAHKEHSPEFLYYVMLYNIFSEFLEDVNQDQLPNEHVQYKETKIWNLLYDFQKDAVKSLISKLERYNGCILADSVGLGKTFTALAVMTYYAYRGKRILVLCPKKLEHNWNMYRHDYVNNPIYDRYLQYDVLYHTDLSRDKGISNGIDLALNRWDTYDLVVIDESHNFRNGGSSDAEIEEGRENRYSRLMNRIIKSGVPTKVLMLSATPVNNRFNDLKNQIALAYEGDATQFDAKLDTKSSINDIFRMAQAAYNQWAELPAESRTTAALLDRLDFDFFKVLDSVTIARSRKHIRQFYDRNAIGDFPERLAPKNFYPDLTVNRRDITYERIYALLDQLQLTIYQPSLFIHPSKRSRYEKAEGQGLTQLGRETGIKKLMMINLLKRLESSIEAFRYTLIEVVKAYVDKTILSIEEFEVAGGEGNVQLQELAEDDFDVEDSNTDFFVGKKFPIKLADMDYLSWKRDLQADQTVLRELENLVNLITPQEDQKLQTLFNLIDDKLAQPINPDNKKVIIFSAFATTTDYLYKNISHYLLDKYGLHTAQISGTKGFSTTLPLKNKDLNTLLTYFSPRSKQKDLLYPDDHREIDVLIATDVISEGQNLQDADTMINYDIHWNPVRIVQRFGRVDRIGSQNKYIQLVNFWPNIALDTYIDLKARVESRMKISVLTSTADDNVLTNEEIEDNNYRKKQLERLQTEVVDLEDMNEGISIMDLGLEDYRMDLLSYLAKHPELEAMPKGLQAVVQAGQGQPAGAIFLLKNIAHQTHLSKKNRLHPYYLVYISDQGETVYSIADTKALLEHLRMITKGKNQPEKDLVATYNRATDDGAKMEHYSDLLQRSLENLVESDEETFNESLFTSDTIDFMDSGVDGSDDFELMAFFAVLKGED